Below is a genomic region from Clostridiales bacterium.
AAGAAGATATACAATATGGGGAACAGCTTGATTACGGCGCTTGATATAAAGAAATTCGAGATAGCAAAGGGTGACTATATATCCGTCACGGGGCCGTCCGGCTCGGGAAAAACACCTTCCGTCTCAGCTTTCAGGCGGCGAACAGCAGAGGGTTGCAATTGCAAGGGCGCTCATAAACGATCCGCTGATACTGCTTATTTTTATGGAGTCCGACGAGGAATCTTACAGGGAATTGAATATAAGACTCTTTGGGGAAAAGAAGTACGAAGGTGAAATGGCAAAGACAAACATTTACAAGGAGAGGCTAAATGATATACCATTAATGTCATCAACTGAAAACACAATAAATATTGCTCAAATGGTAAAACCATTTTCACAGACATTGTTAAAGCTTACAAGCCAGGGTAGAAATATAGTGAAATATACAGGTGGTTCCACCAATGCAAGGGACGGCATATATTATCAGGCATCGGCGATAAAATATGAGGGGGACTTAAGCAGCCTGAAGGCCGTACCTGTTGGGATGAAGGGCGGCGTACCCGTGTTCAGGACAATGGAGAAAAAAGGGTATGAGCTTGAGGAAATAATACCAGATGATAACAAGGATAAAAAGGGGATAGCCTTTGGCATCATAGGCCATGTGAAGTTCAAGGATGCCGATGCGAAAAGGCTTACAGGCACTCCTCTTGGAATATACGGAGATTCCTATGTATATCAGGAAGAGGATGAAAACGGAACAAAAACAGGTAGAAAAGTCGACCCTACCATATACCCCGGAAGCTTTGTGCCTTCTGCACCTCATGCCTATACGACACTGGAGGCTGCTTCGCTTTTAAAGGGGAATAAGCCGATAGATGCCATAAGGGTTAAAGTGTCGGGGATTTCGAAATACGATGAAAATGCGGTGCGCAGGATAAAAAGGGCTGCAAAGGATATAAATGAAAGGACGGGGCTTCATGTTGATATAGTGGCAGGCTCTTCTACAAGAAATATATTGGTTACAATACCGGGATACAAAGAAGCAAAGGGAATAGGCAAAGTGCTCGAAAGGTGGACGACCCTTGGAACCGCCGCACAGGTTATGGGTATATGGAATACGGCAGGTGCCGTATTGATCGTGCTGTTTATCGCCGGGAGATTTTTATTTATTGTAAATCGGATAAGCTGCTCGCTTATAGCCAGAAAAAGGGAAATAGGAATAGTAATGGCCGTAG
It encodes:
- a CDS encoding ATP-binding cassette domain-containing protein; amino-acid sequence: MTIYPSRGRPAREKHLPSQLSGGEQQRVAIARALINDPLILLIFMESDEESYRELNIRLFGEKKYEGEMAKTNIYKERLNDIPLMSSTENTINIAQMVKPFSQTLLKLTSQGRNIVKYTGGSTNARDGIYYQASAIKYEGDLSSLKAVPVGMKGGVPVFRTMEKKGYELEEIIPDDNKDKKGIAFGIIGHVKFKDADAKRLTGTPLGIYGDSYVYQEEDENGTKTGRKVDPTIYPGSFVPSAPHAYTTLEAASLLKGNKPIDAIRVKVSGISKYDENAVRRIKRAAKDINERTGLHVDIVAGSSTRNILVTIPGYKEAKGIGKVLERWTTLGTAAQVMGIWNTAGAVLIVLFIAGRFLFIVNRISCSLIARKREIGIVMAVGWDDGKISIVLSAVLIPSGVLLSCMDFLSVRKTSKRASKWYIYNRKAF